A genomic window from Struthio camelus isolate bStrCam1 chromosome 2, bStrCam1.hap1, whole genome shotgun sequence includes:
- the PRL gene encoding prolactin produces the protein MGNKGSSLKGLLLMVLLLVSNTFLAKKGVTSLPICPNGSVNCQVSLGELFDRAVKLSHYIHFLSSEIFDEFDERYAQGRGFITKAVNGCHTSSLTTPEDKEQAQQIHHEDLLNLVLGVLRSWNDPLIHLASEVQRIKEAPDTILWKAVEIEEQNKRLLEGMEKIVGRVRSGDTGNEVYSQWAGLPSLQLADEDSRLFAFYNLLHCLRRDSHKIDNYLKLLKCRLIHDSNC, from the exons ATGGGCAACAAGGGGTCTTCACTGAAAG GCTTGTTGCTGATGGTCCTCCTTCTGGTGTCCAACACGTTCCTGGCAAAGAAAGGAGTGACCTCCTTGCCAATCTGTCCCAATGGATCTGTCAATTGCCAAGTCTCCCTTGGTGAACTCTTTGACCGGGCAGTTAAACTTTCACACTACATCCACTTCCTCTCTTCAGAAATATTCGATGAATTT GATGAACGCTATGCTCAGGGCCGGGGTTTTATTACAAAAGCTGTTAATGGCTGTCACACTTCCTCCCTAACCACTCCTGAAGACAAGGAGCAAGCTCAGCAGATTCAT CACGAAGACCTGCTGAATTTAGTACTGGGTGTACTGCGCTCCTGGAATGATCCCCTGATCCATCTGGCCTCTGAAGTACAAAGAATCAAAGAAGCTCCAGACACCATCCTCTGGAAGGCTGTTGAGATTGAGGAACAAAACAAGCGACTTCTAGAAGGAATGGAGAAAATAGTTGGACGG GTTCGCTCTGGTGACACAGGAAATGAAGTCTACTCTCAGTGGGCAGGCCTTCCATCCCTGCAGCTTGCTGATGAGGACTCCCGACTCTTTGCCTTTTACAATCTGCTGCATTGCCTCCGCAGAGATTCCCACAAAATTGACAACTATCTCAAGCTTCTGAAGTGCCGCCTAATCCATGATAGCAATTGCTAA